In Gossypium arboreum isolate Shixiya-1 chromosome 6, ASM2569848v2, whole genome shotgun sequence, the following are encoded in one genomic region:
- the LOC108486286 gene encoding multiprotein-bridging factor 1c, with protein sequence MPTRFGGAVTQDWEPVVLHKSKPKAQDLRDPKAVNQALRSGAPVQTIKKFDAGSNKKTAGPVVNARKLDEGTEPAALDRVPTDVRQAIQKARLEKKLSQAELAKLINEQLKVVQEYENGKAVPNQAVLAKMERVLGVKLRGKSGK encoded by the coding sequence ATGCCGACCCGATTTGGTGGAGCCGTGACTCAGGACTGGGAGCCCGTTGTGCTTCACAAGTCTAAACCCAAGGCTCAGGACCTACGTGATCCCAAGGCCGTGAACCAAGCGCTGCGGTCGGGTGCACCGGTTCAGACCATCAAGAAATTCGATGCTGGATCGAACAAGAAAACGGCGGGACCAGTGGTGAACGCTAGGAAGCTCGACGAAGGGACGGAACCGGCAGCTCTAGACCGGGTGCCTACGGATGTTAGGCAAGCCATACAAAAGGCCCGGCTGGAGAAGAAGTTGAGTCAGGCTGAGCTAGCTAAGCTGATAAACGAGCAGCTCAAGGTGGTTCAAGAGTACGAAAACGGGAAGGCAGTGCCTAACCAAGCTGTGTTGGCCAAGATGGAAAGGGTTCTCGGCGTGAAATTGAGAGGCAAGTCAGGGAAATGA